A genomic segment from Desulfonatronum lacustre DSM 10312 encodes:
- a CDS encoding PEP/pyruvate-binding domain-containing protein: MAKSDKDKGSPPKESHVVADAEVKPVKGAKKAEIAAIEKKLVLNGEDIVTLGEPAELLVGGKNYNTALISQVENIRAPQFRAISSIVFHRLLDETKVNAALIRSTVDKEYDRISWSDSDINKDPEFIRHLVRRLAKQIKDSEKGKESQVKLRTFINNIVEGFAVSPEGIDQLRKRSVLVQVAILAVQMPADLEDAVKQSYIDICKEAGLENIPVAVRSSAAGEDSRKKAFAGLQDTYLNIVGEQSVVEAYQWDCASAYNLRSMTYRREAILDMVALAERTGDESIVENAKKEWAIENTSLSVCIMRMINPMISGTAFSADTSTGCRGTDRHDLVSIDASYGLGEAVVSGMVTPDKFYVFQRDDGVEIVLRYMGFKTKKIIYAEKGAGTVTADVPIDEVFRWSLSLAQAEELARGVRCISKSYGGMITDTEFCIDSSDRIWFVQARPETRWNEELEKHPHTIFMRRLEVDPSAIQKAELILEGNGASRGAGQGIVRFLRSALELNKITKGDILAADRTDPDMVPGMRIASAILADAGGDTSHAAITSRELGIPAVIGIQRLETLQGLDGQEVTVDGSRGRAYRGLLPLVEVGGEIDVSALPKTKTKIGLILADVDQALFLSRLRELPDFEVGLLRAEFMLGSVGVHPLALEAYDNGQLQVLVDKKLTELNNELTKLVREQLTQGIITFDLKLRQYVGIVTGLSKEIETLTEKGGDKGTDQVLAIHRQLRDLDVKLNEHLELASHKLEQLKTAPDLREHVITIMGFSELLDSTHGLDEGRLKHRQEIEDRVQGIIQRIKDEPVVVDIMKRIDAMRTEVALRSGLEREREEVRTLPQRIKDLIRSKGYRSGKEHYIQTLAQGLSLFAMAFYGKEIIYRTTDYKTNEYRNLMGGLLFESMEDNPMLGFRGVSRNIHDWEIESFKQARGIFGGKNLNLMLPFVRTLEEARSMRRYLEGVHNLKSGDDGLKIILMSEIPSNAILTKQFIQEFDGFSIGSNDMTQLVLGTDRDNPRLRHIYDEEDPAVVWAILSTIFTGQKFGKKVGFCGQGVSNSKIIRGLVCIAGIVSASVVPDTYAQTKKDVAELEAEDIPVEKLGVWLKDQHLERLRKVMTENKYDHILKKNRTAKDLMDWFEGEMTRLHEQLQDQIGKPREDFLRQEIDQFRRLFHKPAIYANWDWEETVLDALRHSGFQSYEEQVAALREQRVKYNPAG, encoded by the coding sequence ATGGCCAAATCAGACAAGGATAAAGGTTCGCCCCCCAAGGAGAGCCACGTCGTCGCAGATGCCGAGGTCAAGCCCGTCAAGGGGGCGAAAAAGGCTGAAATCGCGGCGATTGAAAAAAAACTCGTCCTGAACGGCGAGGACATCGTCACGCTGGGCGAGCCCGCGGAACTGCTGGTGGGGGGAAAGAACTACAACACCGCCCTGATCAGTCAGGTCGAAAACATCCGGGCCCCTCAGTTCAGGGCCATATCATCCATTGTCTTTCATCGGCTGCTTGATGAGACCAAGGTCAACGCGGCGTTGATCCGGTCCACCGTGGACAAGGAATACGACCGGATCAGCTGGAGCGATTCCGACATCAACAAAGACCCGGAATTCATCAGGCACCTTGTGCGCCGCTTGGCAAAACAGATCAAGGATTCCGAAAAAGGGAAGGAAAGCCAGGTCAAGCTGCGGACCTTCATCAACAACATCGTTGAAGGCTTCGCCGTTTCTCCCGAGGGAATCGACCAGCTCCGCAAGCGTTCCGTGCTGGTCCAGGTGGCCATTTTGGCGGTTCAGATGCCCGCGGATCTGGAGGACGCCGTCAAGCAGTCCTACATTGATATCTGCAAGGAAGCCGGCTTGGAGAACATCCCCGTGGCCGTGCGCTCGTCAGCTGCCGGAGAGGACAGCCGCAAGAAGGCCTTCGCCGGGTTACAGGATACCTACCTGAACATCGTCGGCGAGCAGTCCGTGGTGGAAGCCTACCAGTGGGACTGCGCCTCGGCCTACAACCTGCGGAGCATGACCTATCGTCGGGAAGCCATTCTGGACATGGTCGCCCTGGCGGAGCGCACCGGCGACGAGTCCATCGTGGAGAACGCCAAGAAGGAATGGGCCATCGAGAACACGTCCCTGTCCGTGTGCATCATGCGGATGATCAATCCGATGATCTCCGGAACGGCCTTCAGCGCGGACACCTCCACGGGTTGTCGGGGCACGGACCGTCACGACCTGGTCTCCATCGACGCCAGCTACGGCCTCGGTGAGGCTGTGGTCAGCGGGATGGTCACCCCGGACAAGTTCTACGTTTTTCAGCGCGACGACGGAGTGGAAATCGTACTGCGCTATATGGGTTTCAAGACCAAGAAGATCATTTACGCGGAAAAAGGGGCCGGCACCGTCACTGCGGACGTCCCTATCGACGAGGTCTTCCGCTGGTCCCTCTCCCTGGCTCAGGCCGAGGAACTGGCCAGGGGCGTGCGCTGCATCAGCAAGAGCTACGGCGGAATGATCACGGATACCGAGTTCTGCATCGACAGTTCGGACCGGATCTGGTTCGTCCAGGCCCGACCGGAGACTCGTTGGAACGAGGAACTGGAGAAGCATCCGCATACGATTTTCATGCGTCGGCTGGAGGTCGATCCGTCGGCCATCCAGAAAGCCGAACTCATTCTGGAGGGTAACGGGGCGTCCCGCGGGGCGGGGCAAGGGATCGTTCGTTTTCTGCGCTCCGCTCTGGAGCTGAACAAGATCACCAAGGGCGACATTTTGGCCGCTGACCGAACCGACCCGGACATGGTGCCCGGAATGCGGATCGCCTCGGCCATTCTCGCCGACGCCGGCGGAGACACCAGTCACGCGGCCATTACCTCCCGCGAGTTGGGAATCCCGGCGGTGATCGGCATCCAGCGCCTGGAGACGCTCCAGGGATTGGACGGCCAGGAAGTGACCGTGGACGGCTCCCGGGGGCGGGCCTATCGAGGTTTGCTGCCCCTGGTCGAGGTGGGTGGGGAGATCGACGTCAGCGCCCTGCCGAAGACCAAGACCAAGATCGGCCTGATTCTGGCCGACGTGGACCAGGCGCTCTTTTTGTCCCGGTTGCGGGAACTGCCGGATTTCGAAGTCGGTTTGCTCCGGGCCGAGTTCATGCTGGGCAGTGTCGGGGTTCATCCCCTGGCCCTTGAAGCCTACGACAACGGTCAGCTTCAGGTTCTCGTGGACAAAAAGCTGACCGAGTTGAACAACGAGTTGACCAAACTGGTGCGGGAACAGTTGACCCAGGGGATCATCACCTTTGATCTCAAGTTACGCCAGTACGTGGGCATCGTCACCGGCCTGAGCAAGGAGATCGAAACCCTCACCGAAAAAGGCGGGGACAAGGGCACGGATCAGGTCCTGGCCATCCACCGGCAATTGCGGGATCTGGACGTCAAGCTGAACGAGCATTTGGAGTTGGCCTCCCACAAGCTGGAACAATTGAAAACCGCTCCGGATCTGCGCGAGCACGTGATTACGATCATGGGCTTTTCGGAATTGCTCGACAGCACCCACGGACTGGATGAAGGACGACTCAAGCATCGCCAGGAAATCGAGGACAGGGTCCAGGGGATTATCCAGCGGATCAAGGACGAGCCGGTGGTCGTGGACATCATGAAGCGCATCGACGCCATGCGCACGGAAGTCGCGTTGCGTTCCGGTCTGGAACGGGAGCGGGAAGAAGTGCGCACCCTGCCGCAACGGATCAAGGACCTGATTCGCTCCAAGGGCTATCGGTCCGGCAAGGAACACTACATCCAGACCCTGGCCCAGGGCCTTTCCCTGTTCGCCATGGCCTTTTACGGCAAGGAGATCATCTACCGGACCACGGATTATAAGACCAACGAGTACAGGAACTTGATGGGCGGTCTGCTTTTCGAGTCCATGGAAGACAATCCGATGCTCGGCTTTCGAGGCGTTTCCCGCAACATCCATGACTGGGAAATCGAGTCTTTCAAACAGGCCCGGGGGATTTTCGGCGGCAAGAATCTGAATCTGATGCTGCCCTTCGTGCGCACCCTGGAAGAGGCCCGCAGCATGCGCCGCTACCTGGAAGGTGTGCACAACCTCAAATCCGGGGACGACGGCCTGAAGATCATCCTGATGTCCGAAATTCCCAGCAACGCGATCTTGACCAAGCAATTCATCCAGGAGTTCGACGGTTTCTCCATCGGCTCCAACGACATGACCCAGTTGGTATTGGGCACGGACCGGGACAACCCTCGATTGCGGCATATCTATGACGAGGAAGATCCAGCCGTGGTCTGGGCCATCCTGAGCACGATCTTCACCGGACAGAAGTTCGGCAAAAAGGTCGGGTTCTGCGGGCAGGGCGTTTCCAACAGCAAGATCATTCGCGGTCTGGTCTGCATCGCCGGCATTGTGTCGGCCTCCGTGGTGCCGGACACCTATGCCCAGACCAAAAAAGACGTCGCCGAACTGGAAGCCGAGGATATCCCCGTTGAAAAGCTGGGCGTGTGGCTCAAGGATCAGCACTTGGAACGGTTGAGAAAGGTCATGACTGAAAACAAGTATGACCACATCTTGAAGAAGAACCGCACGGCCAAGGACTTGATGGATTGGTTCGAGGGCGAGATGACCCGGCTGCACGAACAGCTTCAGGATCAAATCGGCAAGCCTCGAGAGGATTTCTTGCGTCAAGAGATCGACCAATTCCGGCGGCTTTTCCACAAGCCGGCGATCTATGCCAACTGGGATTGGGAGGAGACCGTCCTGGACGCCCTGCGCCATTCCGGGTTCCAGTCGTATGAAGAACAGGTCGCGGCCTTGCGCGAGCAGCGGGTCAAGTACAACCCCGCCGGTTAG